From Candidatus Sphingomonas colombiensis, one genomic window encodes:
- a CDS encoding DUF3035 domain-containing protein, translated as MRKIVVAGAGIAALALLAGCGKRGYDRARPDEFAVARQPSLMIPPDFALVPPTPGAARVQANNASQTQTLEALFGTAQRDPAEAATISQTGGSADAGIRSSVGDPKTNVVDKGQTTRDIVAAPEGDGQDARAATPATPK; from the coding sequence ATGCGTAAGATCGTCGTCGCCGGAGCCGGCATCGCCGCGCTCGCCCTGCTCGCCGGTTGCGGCAAGCGCGGCTACGATCGGGCTCGCCCCGATGAGTTCGCCGTCGCTCGCCAGCCGTCATTGATGATTCCGCCAGATTTCGCGTTGGTGCCGCCCACCCCGGGCGCGGCGCGCGTTCAGGCCAACAACGCTTCGCAGACGCAGACGCTGGAGGCGCTGTTCGGCACCGCCCAGCGCGATCCGGCGGAAGCGGCAACGATCAGCCAGACCGGCGGCAGCGCCGATGCGGGCATCCGTTCGTCAGTCGGCGATCCCAAGACCAACGTCGTCGATAAGGGGCAGACCACGCGCGATATCGTGGCCGCGCCGGAAGGCGACGGGCAGGACGCCCGCGCGGCGACGCCCGCGACGCCGAAGTAA
- a CDS encoding sulfurtransferase, whose protein sequence is MDSLISTQWLADTLGASDLRIADCSWFLPGDGRDATEEYRAAHIPGAVFLDLAEIVDTNHPAPMMLPPAEKFASRMAALGLGDGTRIVLYDDSPHHTAARAWMMLRSFGVPDVAILDGGLAKWRAEGRALTDGDAAPRSRHMTPRERGLGVRNIGEMRANLSGRVEQVVDARSSARFAGEEPEPRPGVVPGHIPGSINLPYGRFFDADGTWLPRERLAALFADNGIDLNRPVVATCGSGVTASIIAFAAHLLGHDAAVYDGSWAEWGAAPDTPKETGR, encoded by the coding sequence ATGGACTCGCTCATTTCCACCCAATGGCTTGCCGATACCCTTGGCGCATCCGATCTGCGGATTGCGGACTGCTCGTGGTTCCTCCCCGGCGACGGGCGTGACGCGACCGAGGAGTATCGCGCGGCGCATATTCCCGGTGCGGTATTTCTCGATCTCGCCGAGATCGTCGACACCAACCACCCCGCGCCGATGATGCTGCCGCCGGCCGAGAAGTTTGCCAGCCGCATGGCTGCGCTGGGGCTCGGCGATGGAACGCGCATCGTGCTCTATGACGATTCGCCACACCACACCGCCGCGCGGGCGTGGATGATGCTGCGTAGCTTCGGGGTGCCGGACGTGGCGATTCTGGACGGCGGACTGGCCAAGTGGCGCGCGGAAGGCCGGGCGCTCACCGACGGCGACGCCGCCCCCCGCTCCCGCCACATGACCCCGCGCGAGCGCGGCTTGGGTGTACGCAATATCGGGGAGATGCGCGCCAATCTCTCCGGCCGGGTGGAGCAGGTGGTCGATGCCCGCTCGTCGGCGCGCTTCGCGGGGGAGGAGCCGGAGCCCCGCCCCGGCGTAGTGCCGGGCCATATCCCCGGCTCGATAAACCTTCCTTATGGCCGGTTTTTCGACGCGGACGGCACTTGGCTACCGCGCGAGCGCCTCGCCGCCCTGTTTGCGGATAATGGCATCGATCTGAACCGCCCGGTGGTCGCGACTTGCGGATCGGGCGTCACCGCCTCGATCATCGCCTTCGCGGCACATCTGCTGGGGCATGACGCGGCCGTCTATGACGGAAGCTGGGCAGAATGGGGCGCCGCACCCGATACGCCCAAGGAGACCGGCCGGTGA
- the queF gene encoding preQ(1) synthase yields MTLHLGQTSTLPVSPEEAVLDYVPNPRPGRVYAVRFVAPEFTSLCPVTGQPDFAHLVIDYLPGETIVESKSLKLFLASFRNHAAFHEDCTVGIGERLAEEMKPVWLRIGGYWYPRGGIPIDVFWQTGAPPAALWLPDQGVPPYRGRG; encoded by the coding sequence ATGACACTTCATCTCGGCCAGACCAGCACGCTTCCCGTCTCTCCGGAAGAGGCCGTGCTGGATTATGTTCCCAATCCGCGCCCGGGGCGCGTTTACGCGGTGCGCTTCGTAGCGCCGGAGTTCACCTCGCTCTGCCCGGTGACGGGGCAGCCCGATTTCGCGCATCTGGTGATCGACTACCTTCCCGGGGAAACGATCGTGGAGTCGAAGTCGCTCAAGCTCTTCCTGGCGTCGTTCCGTAATCATGCGGCGTTTCATGAGGATTGCACCGTCGGCATCGGCGAGCGGCTGGCCGAAGAAATGAAGCCGGTGTGGCTGCGCATCGGTGGCTATTGGTATCCGCGCGGCGGCATTCCGATCGACGTGTTCTGGCAGACCGGTGCACCGCCGGCGGCGCTGTGGCTGCCCGATCAGGGCGTTCCGCCGTATCGCGGGCGCGGTTGA
- the lspA gene encoding signal peptidase II: protein MTRGLPRIGLISAALLFVVDQLVKWIVTGPLGIDYLGAVREIVPIFDLRFVQNVGVSLGMLRAESEMGRWLLVGMTGAIATGVLIWMWREKNRADQVALGLVLGGALGNIVDRVRFGYVVDFADLHFGEWRPFLVFNVADAAITIGVLILLVRALLMRDKPGKPVENRNA, encoded by the coding sequence ATGACGCGCGGGCTTCCCCGGATCGGGCTGATCAGCGCGGCGCTGCTGTTCGTCGTCGATCAGCTCGTGAAATGGATCGTCACCGGGCCGCTCGGGATCGATTATCTTGGTGCAGTGCGGGAGATCGTGCCGATCTTCGATCTGCGTTTCGTGCAGAATGTCGGGGTAAGCCTCGGCATGTTGCGCGCCGAGAGCGAGATGGGGCGGTGGCTGCTGGTGGGGATGACCGGCGCGATCGCGACCGGTGTGCTGATCTGGATGTGGCGCGAAAAGAACCGTGCCGATCAGGTCGCGCTCGGGCTGGTGCTGGGCGGCGCGCTCGGCAATATCGTCGATCGGGTGCGGTTCGGTTATGTGGTCGATTTCGCCGATCTGCATTTCGGCGAGTGGCGCCCGTTTTTGGTCTTCAATGTCGCCGACGCGGCGATTACGATTGGTGTGCTTATACTGCTGGTGCGCGCGCTCCTGATGCGCGACAAGCCCGGCAAGCCTGTGGAGAATCGGAATGCGTAA
- the metC gene encoding cystathionine beta-lyase, translating to MGRRTRYAQGDRPVSGDRDDIADATRVVSAGRREEWTRGVVNAPVWRASTILYDDVADLRAAAHGDTHHRLFYGRRGTPTQWSLADALTSLEPGAEATFLYPSGVAAIAAALLSVLGPGDELLVPDSAYDPTRSMANGLLKRMGIATRFYDPLIGADIAGLIGERTRAIFMESPGSLTFEVQDVPAIVAAAKARGVITLLDNTWATPLHFRAIERGVDYTILACTKYVVGHSDVMLGSVTAAQGRFAKLRDTSFQLGQIASPDDSWLGSRGLRTMKLRLERHQESALTIARWLETRPEVTRVLHPALPSCPGHEIFARDFTGASGLFSFVLNGGGEGERAALIDGLDHFGIGYSWGGFESLALPVDPEKYRTATKPNFAGPLVRLQIGLEDVGDLIADLERGLARFRAALP from the coding sequence ATGGGGCGCCGCACCCGATACGCCCAAGGAGACCGGCCGGTGAGCGGCGACCGCGACGATATCGCCGACGCCACGCGCGTCGTTTCGGCCGGACGGCGCGAGGAATGGACCAGAGGTGTCGTCAACGCGCCCGTTTGGCGCGCCTCGACCATCCTTTACGATGACGTGGCCGATCTGCGCGCCGCCGCTCATGGCGATACCCACCACCGACTATTCTACGGCCGGCGCGGTACGCCGACCCAGTGGAGCCTTGCCGACGCGCTCACCTCGCTTGAGCCGGGGGCAGAGGCGACGTTTCTCTACCCCTCAGGCGTCGCGGCGATCGCCGCCGCGCTGCTCAGCGTGCTCGGCCCGGGCGACGAATTGCTGGTGCCCGATTCGGCCTATGATCCGACGCGATCGATGGCGAACGGGCTGCTCAAGCGAATGGGTATCGCCACGCGCTTCTATGATCCGCTGATCGGCGCCGATATCGCCGGGCTGATCGGCGAGCGGACGCGCGCGATCTTCATGGAAAGCCCGGGTAGCCTCACGTTCGAAGTGCAGGATGTGCCCGCAATCGTCGCGGCGGCGAAGGCGCGCGGCGTGATCACCTTGCTCGACAATACATGGGCCACGCCGCTCCACTTCCGCGCGATCGAGCGCGGCGTGGATTATACGATCCTCGCCTGCACCAAATATGTCGTTGGCCATTCGGATGTGATGCTGGGATCGGTCACGGCTGCACAGGGACGATTCGCCAAGCTGCGCGACACCAGTTTTCAGCTCGGGCAGATCGCCAGCCCCGACGATTCGTGGCTCGGCAGCCGGGGTCTGCGGACAATGAAGCTCCGGCTGGAGCGGCATCAGGAAAGCGCGCTCACTATCGCCCGCTGGCTGGAGACGCGGCCAGAGGTGACACGAGTGTTGCACCCGGCACTCCCCTCCTGTCCCGGCCATGAGATATTCGCGCGCGACTTCACCGGCGCGAGCGGGCTGTTCTCGTTCGTCCTCAACGGCGGCGGAGAAGGCGAACGCGCCGCGCTGATCGACGGGCTCGATCACTTCGGCATCGGCTATTCGTGGGGCGGCTTCGAGAGCCTGGCGCTACCCGTCGATCCGGAGAAATATCGCACCGCGACCAAGCCGAATTTCGCCGGGCCGCTCGTGCGCTTGCAGATCGGGCTGGAGGATGTGGGCGATTTGATCGCGGACCTGGAGCGCGGATTGGCGCGTTTTCGCGCGGCGCTACCTTAA